A part of Bacillus thuringiensis genomic DNA contains:
- a CDS encoding sigma factor regulator N-terminal domain-containing protein: MDTSLKNALKKAKRKQLLKIIFTSIIVVIMLIPIIYKVGNYFAAKGSMRLHEQLFLHNAIAEPNVQIDSQVTSSSSMFGGNITSNRSKNINGYVVRWNTLTSPYDWFRSNIDYNELIPGTHWGRSNTESYNYDKQTKNKVATFYNPAIKEYYDGVKNELSAVSKMENYVAEVAISFNQPYTLKEIQTKIPDNLNIVWLYMVSPIRDESGGPAGMPVYGFEPGTPPEESYKGFFDSLKQYNDGYDKDIQKFLKSNENKPFDQVKILGVMLTGKTENFKALENQDFIRGASVGVTAQVVPYIKPEK; this comes from the coding sequence ATGGATACTTCTTTAAAAAATGCGTTGAAAAAAGCTAAAAGGAAACAGTTACTTAAAATCATCTTTACTTCTATTATCGTTGTAATCATGCTAATCCCTATCATTTATAAAGTGGGCAATTACTTCGCAGCGAAAGGCTCTATGAGGCTTCACGAACAACTCTTTTTACATAACGCAATTGCAGAGCCGAATGTACAAATTGATTCTCAAGTAACGAGTAGTTCATCTATGTTTGGCGGCAATATTACATCAAATCGTTCTAAAAATATTAATGGTTACGTAGTGCGATGGAATACACTGACAAGCCCTTACGATTGGTTTCGCTCTAACATCGATTACAATGAGTTAATACCAGGAACTCATTGGGGTAGGTCTAATACAGAGTCTTATAATTACGATAAACAAACGAAAAATAAAGTTGCTACATTTTATAATCCGGCCATCAAGGAATATTACGATGGAGTCAAAAATGAATTAAGTGCAGTTTCCAAAATGGAAAACTATGTTGCGGAAGTCGCTATCTCTTTCAATCAACCTTATACATTAAAAGAAATTCAAACAAAAATACCAGATAACTTAAATATCGTATGGCTATATATGGTCTCACCCATTAGAGATGAAAGCGGAGGACCTGCCGGTATGCCAGTTTACGGATTTGAGCCAGGAACCCCTCCCGAAGAATCGTACAAAGGTTTCTTTGATTCCCTTAAACAATACAATGATGGGTATGACAAGGACATTCAAAAATTTTTAAAATCAAACGAAAATAAACCATTCGATCAAGTGAAAATTTTAGGTGTTATGCTAACAGGAAAAACGGAAAACTTTAAGGCATTAGAAAACCAAGACTTTATTCGCGGTGCTTCTGT
- a CDS encoding RNA polymerase sigma factor: MGKENILTSYLINLGEEVFKLLLVKGAIKEDAEDIIQNTFYKVYTLLDSLTEDNIRPWFFRVALNEYIDLKKKKEQQNIHLTEEIYSKLQYTDRELDAVLNKHEIFYLLKDIKLEYKEAFFLKYYYDFTYEEIALILDIQVNSVKQKLHRARKTIHSKVGGKN, translated from the coding sequence ATGGGAAAAGAAAATATATTAACCTCCTACCTTATCAATTTAGGGGAGGAAGTGTTCAAACTACTACTAGTGAAAGGGGCTATCAAAGAAGATGCAGAAGACATCATCCAAAATACTTTCTATAAAGTATACACATTGCTAGATAGCTTAACGGAGGATAACATACGTCCATGGTTTTTCAGAGTCGCATTAAATGAATACATTGACTTGAAGAAAAAAAAAGAGCAACAGAACATCCATTTAACTGAAGAGATTTATTCAAAATTACAATATACAGACCGAGAATTGGATGCTGTTTTAAATAAACATGAGATTTTCTATCTATTAAAAGATATAAAACTAGAATATAAAGAAGCTTTCTTTTTAAAGTATTATTACGATTTTACATATGAGGAAATCGCCCTAATACTAGATATTCAAGTAAACAGCGTCAAACAAAAGTTACATCGTGCACGTAAGACCATTCATTCTAAAGTAGGAGGAAAAAATTAA